One Methylosinus sp. C49 DNA segment encodes these proteins:
- a CDS encoding ABC transporter ATP-binding protein, with protein MSAYLTTLRFALRYWLLSPRLLAAMLVARLVSNVVDVFVPVASGHLADVVAGESRELAPALWALAVFLGTVLLFHCLRNFVAFSVCHVAAHAMAALVRDAFARVQRFSADWHANAFAGATVRKITRGVWAFDSLSDTLIFGMLPAATVIVAITCLLSWRWPLLGLVVAIGITLFLAIGVGLSLGWISPAAQVSQALDSAVSARLADSITGNQIVKGFAAEKREDASFTALVTEWRKRTLISWYRGSTVGLLQAVVMIAMQATLLGCGLMLWSQGGMTTGDVVSLIGIQGLINGYLRDIGEHVRNLQRAVNEMEDVVAFDAQEPDVVDAPGATPLVVKRGEIVFDNVTFGYPNARRKLYENFSLTIRPGQRVGLVGASGAGKTTFVKLLQRQFDLDAGRILIDGQDIAFATQASLREAIGIVAQEPILFHRPLGENIAYGRPDAAQYEIAEAARLAHADIFIERLPDAYETLVGERGVKLSGGERQRVAIARAILAATPILVLDEATSSLDSVSEFHIRAAIEQLSAGRTTIVVAHRLSTVQRLDRILVFDHGRIVEDGSHEELLRLSGGVYRRLFDTQLGAGDSLEEAIERAG; from the coding sequence ATGTCCGCCTATTTGACCACGCTGCGCTTCGCGCTCCGCTATTGGCTTCTCTCGCCGCGCCTGCTCGCGGCGATGCTCGTCGCTCGCCTCGTCTCCAATGTCGTCGACGTCTTCGTGCCCGTCGCCTCGGGTCATCTCGCCGATGTCGTCGCCGGCGAGAGCCGCGAGCTCGCGCCCGCGCTTTGGGCGCTCGCCGTGTTTCTCGGCACGGTGCTGCTGTTTCATTGCCTGCGCAATTTCGTCGCCTTCTCCGTCTGCCATGTCGCCGCCCACGCCATGGCGGCGCTGGTGCGCGACGCCTTTGCGCGCGTGCAGCGCTTCTCCGCCGATTGGCACGCCAACGCCTTCGCCGGCGCGACGGTGCGCAAGATCACGCGCGGCGTCTGGGCCTTCGATTCGCTCAGCGACACGCTCATCTTCGGCATGTTGCCGGCGGCGACGGTGATCGTGGCGATCACCTGCCTCCTGTCCTGGCGCTGGCCGTTGCTCGGCCTCGTCGTGGCGATCGGCATCACGCTGTTTCTGGCGATTGGCGTCGGCCTCTCACTCGGCTGGATCAGCCCTGCGGCGCAAGTGTCGCAGGCGCTCGATTCCGCCGTGAGCGCGCGGCTCGCCGATTCGATCACCGGCAATCAGATCGTCAAAGGCTTCGCCGCCGAGAAACGCGAGGATGCGAGCTTCACCGCGCTCGTGACCGAATGGCGCAAGCGCACGCTGATCTCCTGGTATCGTGGCTCGACGGTCGGGCTGCTGCAGGCCGTGGTGATGATCGCAATGCAGGCGACCTTGCTCGGCTGCGGGCTGATGCTGTGGTCGCAAGGCGGCATGACGACGGGCGATGTGGTGAGCCTCATCGGCATACAGGGGCTCATCAACGGCTATTTGCGCGACATTGGCGAGCACGTCCGCAATCTGCAGCGCGCCGTCAACGAGATGGAGGATGTCGTCGCCTTCGACGCGCAGGAGCCCGATGTGGTCGATGCGCCGGGCGCGACGCCGCTGGTGGTGAAGCGCGGGGAGATCGTCTTCGACAATGTGACCTTCGGCTATCCGAATGCACGCAGGAAGCTCTATGAGAATTTCTCGCTGACGATCCGTCCGGGCCAGCGCGTCGGCCTCGTCGGAGCCTCTGGCGCCGGCAAGACGACCTTCGTCAAGCTGCTGCAGCGCCAGTTCGATCTCGACGCGGGCCGCATTCTCATCGACGGCCAGGACATCGCCTTCGCCACTCAGGCCTCGCTGCGGGAGGCGATCGGCATCGTCGCGCAGGAGCCGATCCTGTTTCATCGGCCGCTCGGCGAGAATATCGCCTATGGCAGGCCCGATGCGGCGCAATATGAGATCGCGGAAGCGGCGCGTCTCGCCCATGCGGATATTTTCATCGAGCGTCTGCCCGACGCTTATGAGACTCTGGTGGGCGAGCGCGGCGTGAAGCTCTCGGGCGGCGAGCGCCAGCGCGTGGCGATCGCGCGCGCCATTCTCGCGGCGACGCCGATATTGGTGCTGGACGAGGCGACCTCCTCGCTCGATTCCGTGTCCGAATTCCATATTCGCGCGGCGATCGAGCAATTATCGGCGGGACGCACGACGATCGTCGTCGCGCATCGCCTGTCGACTGTGCAGCGGCTCGACCGCATATTGGTGTTCGACCATGGCCGCATCGTCGAGGACGGCTCACATGAGGAGCTGCTGCGCCTTTCGGGCGGCGTCTATCGGCGCCTGTTCGACACGCAGCTCGGCGCCGGCGACTCGCTGGAGGAGGCGATAGAGCGGGCGGGGTGA
- a CDS encoding DUF6456 domain-containing protein, translating into MSTIQRHSDETEARALRRLLEAMSEPGAQAMADPLGARSIIVAAPRKGVTVARARLAQSIADIAAARGLARWDSAGEARRLQLTDEGRAHLRRLAAPAEASPFLAQHSALAPRVVEKGARPTLVNEGESPLAWLARRKDRDGRPFLAPEQIEAGERFRRDVTQAAILQRVTADWEAAIGSARGGGAGASVADVAIDARRRLSLAFDAVGPELGGLLTDVCGYLKGLELIETERGWPQRSAKVVLKIALERLALHYGLASEARGPERARHLLHWGAEDYRPTL; encoded by the coding sequence ATGAGCACCATTCAGCGGCATAGTGACGAGACCGAGGCGCGCGCGCTGCGCCGTCTGCTGGAGGCGATGAGCGAGCCCGGCGCGCAGGCGATGGCCGATCCGCTCGGCGCGCGGTCGATCATCGTCGCCGCGCCGCGCAAGGGCGTCACGGTCGCGCGCGCGCGTCTCGCCCAAAGCATTGCGGATATAGCGGCGGCGCGCGGATTGGCGCGCTGGGACAGCGCCGGCGAGGCGCGCCGCCTGCAACTGACAGATGAGGGGCGCGCTCATCTGAGGCGCCTCGCGGCGCCGGCAGAGGCGAGCCCCTTTCTCGCGCAGCACAGCGCGCTCGCGCCGCGCGTGGTGGAGAAGGGCGCGCGCCCGACGCTGGTCAATGAGGGCGAGAGTCCGCTCGCCTGGCTCGCGCGCCGCAAGGATCGCGACGGCCGTCCCTTTCTCGCGCCGGAGCAGATCGAGGCCGGCGAGCGCTTCCGTCGCGATGTGACGCAGGCCGCCATTCTCCAGCGCGTCACCGCCGATTGGGAGGCGGCGATCGGCTCCGCGCGCGGCGGCGGCGCGGGCGCCAGTGTCGCCGATGTGGCGATCGACGCGCGTCGGCGACTCTCTCTCGCCTTCGATGCGGTTGGGCCGGAGCTCGGCGGATTGCTCACCGATGTCTGCGGCTATTTGAAAGGCCTCGAGCTCATCGAGACCGAGCGCGGCTGGCCGCAGCGCTCCGCCAAAGTGGTGCTGAAAATCGCGCTCGAGCGGCTCGCCCTGCATTATGGGCTGGCGAGCGAGGCGAGGGGGCCGGAGCGCGCGCGCCATTTGCTGCATTGGGGCGCCGAGGATTATCGTCCTACCCTCTGA
- a CDS encoding helix-turn-helix domain-containing protein has translation MPPRPNAPLPSSALCLAAVSAACGVAPEALLSASRGRANVADARHLAVYLDHVAFGASLSACGRAFARDRASVRHACARIEDRRDQEDFDRAVAALEQALRAQRRLIETIALSFTSHPTGDDS, from the coding sequence ATGCCGCCCCGACCAAACGCACCCCTTCCTTCATCGGCGCTCTGCCTCGCCGCCGTTTCCGCGGCCTGTGGCGTCGCGCCAGAGGCTCTTCTCAGCGCGAGCCGCGGGCGCGCCAATGTCGCCGATGCGCGCCATCTCGCGGTCTATCTCGATCATGTCGCTTTCGGCGCGAGCCTTTCGGCCTGTGGACGCGCTTTCGCGCGTGATCGCGCCAGCGTTCGCCACGCCTGCGCGCGCATAGAGGACCGCCGCGACCAAGAGGATTTCGATCGCGCCGTGGCCGCGTTGGAACAAGCGCTGCGCGCGCAGCGGCGTCTCATCGAGACGATCGCTCTTTCCTTCACTTCCCATCCGACCGGAGACGATTCATGA
- the yidD gene encoding membrane protein insertion efficiency factor YidD, with the protein MIGSLPARAARALILLYRLSLSAFIGRECRYLPSCSEYADEAIRRHGLWAGGWMGFARLCRCRPGGGDGYDPVPLAAPASAHSLAPWRYGAWRRPIVCEAVEQGDLARGDQDRAISSTARP; encoded by the coding sequence ATGATCGGATCGCTTCCCGCGCGGGCCGCTCGCGCGCTCATCCTGCTCTATCGGCTCAGCCTCTCGGCCTTTATCGGGCGCGAGTGCCGCTATTTGCCGAGCTGTTCCGAATATGCGGATGAGGCGATCCGTCGCCATGGCTTGTGGGCCGGCGGCTGGATGGGCTTTGCGCGTCTGTGCCGCTGCCGGCCGGGCGGCGGCGATGGCTATGATCCGGTTCCGCTGGCGGCGCCGGCGTCGGCGCATTCGCTCGCGCCCTGGCGTTATGGGGCGTGGCGGCGCCCGATTGTCTGCGAGGCCGTCGAGCAGGGCGATCTGGCGCGGGGCGATCAGGACCGCGCCATCAGCTCCACCGCCAGGCCATAG